In Syngnathoides biaculeatus isolate LvHL_M chromosome 5, ASM1980259v1, whole genome shotgun sequence, the following are encoded in one genomic region:
- the LOC133501003 gene encoding LOW QUALITY PROTEIN: uncharacterized protein LOC133501003 (The sequence of the model RefSeq protein was modified relative to this genomic sequence to represent the inferred CDS: inserted 1 base in 1 codon) encodes MLRVLRIRRTQGKPTQLLIHRDGRGQRCGGAMPSPAQDESGPDPVSTRTAPEPSDNRTVSTEAAPSEAVAREGRDTSTEEMNGTQTDKTLGNDYNPVQPSDDVEEKTLDQGPKTNPPSESKKGDGTEGEKSKKQDRRYSCQRAVLDPLKMNMTKPVVMPLTSSELSLQCVDCHIIFSDPKSKERHLKLSHPAEYEQCILSNSLFACYHCDRHFTNSTELRAHQKTHDEWKPFKCPLCTQAFKRLYDLKLHTKVHIGQDGYTCPDCGKTCKTMTLLKYHRRVHTGEKPYVCKECGNRFSMSQTLRKHMQSHLQPGAPGLGDAATKAPQKKQLDASKSEYPCPICKATFKSLNAHLRHLRDKHGASLALFDKPPQGVSREKPSAPVIMSISVPQPSLLELEPNGPLQKVDGNIDTEPICRLIESLGNVQKVNQVVILGQVPPNAPPLEVQQLSELSNSVNLRPLQSHPVGLKPVEVVTVEGDFSNDLCDPMEQTIILEPITPDGQLIITPCPDLTFGARLEPEGEVMHQSQPQSGINRTYSDAFEPLIFQNEGTDLRQDPEQAVTLELTPILETTPELQQPQNEQQPEILPPPLVPTTELEKTSYQNIVNEQSTDLPVPSLGPTVEENLTSLQSEVQLFGPVVEQNLTSFQTKQHLSGSTLASLHAPAQASEEPGANSQETAQSQTQNVSQDEVDSLPSCGTTQGSEEKLSRDEEPPVDLKEDKDQMESLSDAMDTSPKKKGPSQSPGKQAPQASELPVNLMSAQELVKVRKRKPARALIIQGYMQELIGSILDEDLQSVCKPAKRKRTKSHLANFRPQKKSKKQEVPSQQCQSPQKQPGVVVGSSPLGSKVSSPKGKIANKNKKAKKKAPIKKKLQPKIVQKGGPKNAKATKMTDKKRKQKKKTVSPKKQRPKSQPESLCPQITQDSLLLLKGHMQPQLKVHKLDPSKTSGQETSPRENASQHRKNNRAQPKTKTANNPSNVGKKKGKLIKMSLLSFLNASHQSTEAQLVKPKTVRKRKASSNIETEGVITSLHSKRALECKDCGETFGEVASLQKHKTMVHILESPELMYTNGNIFEGVSRLDVGCQERVIHLTNPTTGWDIEPEIAFGDRERTVSFPALVPSPSLPTLPADEGSVQLPGSLKPLDQIQNQTFNLNPLLDGTTQMKQNQSVVSVDKGQEERMPKNRCLESEHRAPIGEDITGDAFLGVDVVTVGKENEDLPQRASVEDAYSVAGGSEKTTSDHATIVRRFQPVPCATHQNGLKDEEEEVSVQKKTNKGSGVKRRRGTDLKVDEMSRKRLKPDEVSEDLLEMEQEDCQVVYENVKSNSQMNDDETTAQTSLTDIHLGHDPHRGPSNATNTPPTHPILDESAVSRGESDRESQPSPGIYIEKTVTAEPGLPNREPPEQTERRGLKRTPGNEFQRLIKVEENTSDPLLGAPLSRRESGRAGMQPQQNGDIRTVLVKQESRVLHDDSRSTPDSRHSQWNAEQVTDRNPASPHTEEKSSDFPPPPDLSNKQCIFYPVKAEERELPLGAAHTNDRRPDASADVRQTLHPATDDGSLQDLHDSRGPDMMDVHDFAFEQAEAEFQNPPDTRSFLLQSSEEDDASSSELSQPHADAEAEVLAHFGKNQGNCSHQADVTTLTVFQESPREATEPFEYFSRYFGWDTWLEISRCTNQASDSVTAAEVAKFVGIHIAMGTLKFPSPRLYWDNLTRVPLIAEAMALPRFLQLSRSLKLASSAKGPPNISERTHTGTDRSAQSGLPNDSVNPLWKVLPLLCRFQKGCQSFRRQGDYAVDQYLIPLTGKLDNNRLALHSTALIGFEGLLLHVDLKVDLSDKEDAVEKMVPKGSTVFLCKQELSTPAMLERLLVAGIHGAGRVGGAQGQIGDEFVSSDGKLMLRRSHRGFILSTAGDGHRNMASLIDKFEKAQAAARLNRDLLNLYSIPVSTSPTVWPLAVLWYLTDLALVNSWLSYRRDXGGLVCTLSLMDFRLAVSNALIHSSGSDPQNSVLPQPSPAKANSRTDPPNPGTVEESPLPDAATRYDGSGHWPEQLAEGEGGRCRFGDCQRTSRVLCLKCCVFLCISRNHNCFLNFHSQASSGST; translated from the exons CTCTTGATCCACAGAGACGGGCGCGGACAGCGTTGCGGCGGAGCCATGCCGAGCCCAGCCCAGGACGAGAGCGGGCCGGACCCGGTGAGCACCCGAACCGCACCGGAGCCGTCGGACAATCGTACGGTTTCCACTGAGGCGGCGCCGAGTGAAGCCGTTGCACGAGAAGGGAGGGATACTTCGACGGAGGAGATGAACGGGACCCAAACTGATAAAACGCTGGGAAACGATTACAACCCTGTCCAACCCTCAGACGACGTTGAAGAGAAGACGCTCGATCAGGGTCCAAAGACAAATCCTCCATCAGAGTCGAAAAAAGGTGACGGTACCGAAGGAGAAAAGTCGAAGAAACAGGACAGACGTTACTCCTGCCAGAGAGCCGTGCTCGATCCTCTGAAGATGAACATGACCAAGCCGGTGGTGATGCCGCTCACAT CATCGGAGCTCTCGCTGCAGTGCGTCGATTGCCACATCATCTTCAGTGACCCCAAGAGCAAAGAGCGCCACCTGAAGTTGAGCCACCCCGCTGAGTACGAGCAGTGCATCTTGAGCAATTCGCTTTTCGCCTGCTACCACTGCGACCGCCACTTCACCAACTCCACGGAGCTCCGGGCCCACCAGAAAACCCACGATGAATGGAAACCCTTCAAGTGCCCTCTATGCACCCAGGCCTTCAAAAGGTTGTACGACCTCAAACTGCACACCAAGGTGCACATCGGGCAGGACGGTTACACGTGTCCCGACTGTGGCAAAACGTGCAAAACAATGACGCTGCTGAAGTACCACCGTCGCGTACACACCGGAGAGAAGCCATACGTCTGTAAGGAGTGCGGGAACCGGTTCAGCATGTCCCAAACGCTGCGGAAACACATGCAGTCGCACTTGCAGCCAGGCGCCCCGGGACTGGGAGATGCCGCAACCAAGGCGCCACAGAAGAAACAGCTTG ATGCCTCAAAATCCGAGTACCCCTGCCCCATATGCAAGGCCACCTTCAAGAGTCTCAACGCACACCTTCGTCATCTCAGAGACAAGCACGGTGCATCACTCGCTTTGTTCGATAAACCCCCGCAAGGAGTGTCACGTGAAAAACCGTCCGCTCCGGTAATCATGTCGATATCTGTTCCTCAACCGTCGTTGCTGGAATTGGAGCCCAACGGGCCACTCCAGAAAGTAGACGGCAATATCGACACCGAGCCAATATGCCGTCTTATTGAATCTTTGGGAAATGTCCAGAAAGTAAACCAAGTTGTGATTTTGGGTCAAGTGCCTCCGAATGCCCCACCACTGGAAGTTCAGCAACTCTCTGAGCTGTCCAATTCAGTCAACCTCAGACCGCTCCAATCACATCCGGTGGGATTGAAACCAGTGGAGGTGGTGACAGTGGAAGGAGACTTTTCAAACGACTTGTGTGATCCAATGGAGCAAACAATCATACTTGAACCCATTACGCCTGATGGACAGTTAATCATCACCCCCTGCCCAGACTTGACCTTTGGAGCCAGATTGGAGCCAGAGGGAGAGGTGATGCATCAAAGTCAACCACAATCGGGGATTAATAGAACATACTCCGATGCCTTTGAGCCATTGATTTTCCAAAATGAAGGAACAGATCTTAGGCAAGACCCTGAGCAAGCTGTCACATTAGAACTAACCCCTATCCTGGAAACAACTCCTGAGCtgcaacaaccacaaaatgagcaACAACCAGAAATCCTACCGCCCCCGCTGGTACCAACCACAGAACTGGAGAAAACCTCTtatcaaaatattgtaaatgagCAGAGTACTGATCTACCTGTCCCATCTTTAGGGCCTACAGTTGAGGAGAACTTGACATCTTTACAAAGCGAAGTCCAATTGTTTGGGCCTGTAGTTGAGCAGAACCTGACATCTTTCCAAACCAAGCAACATCTCTCAGGTTCCACTTTAGCGTCATTACATGCACCCGCACAGGCTTCAGAAGAACCTGGCGCTAACTCACAGGAGACTGCTCAATCACAGACTCAAAATGTCAGTCAAGATGAGGTGGACTCATTGCCCAGTTGTGGAACCACCCAGGGGTCCGAAGAGAAGCTTTCACGAGATGAAGAACCACCGGTTGATCTCAAGGAGGACAAGGATCAGATGGAAAGTCTGTCTGATGCCATGGATACGTCTCCTAAAAAGAAAGGTCCTTCGCAATCCCCTGGCAAGCAGGCACCACAGGCCTCAGAGTTACCTGTGAATTTAATGTCAGCTCAAGAGCTTGTGAAAGTACGCAAAAGGAAGCCAGCCAGGGCCTTAATCATACAAGGCTATATGCAAGAACTAATCGGGTCCATACTCGATGAAGATTTACAAAGTGTTTGCAAACCAGCCAAACGCAAAAGAACAAAGTCTCATCTTGCTAACTTTAGAccacaaaagaaaagcaaaaaacaagAAGTGCCTTCCCAACAATGCCAATCTCCCCAAAAACAACCCGGAGTCGTTGTCGGATCAAGTCCATTAGGGAGTAAAGTTTCATCACCGAAGGGGaaaattgccaataaaaataaaaaagcaaagaagaagGCTCCAATTAAAAAGAAACTGCAGCCTAAAATAGTGCAAAAAGGTGGTCCCAAGAACGCGAAGGCCACAAAGATGACggataaaaagagaaaacaaaagaaaaaaaccgtGAGTCCAAAAAAACAACGACCCAAAAGCCAACCAGAGTCACTTTGCCCACAAATAACACAAGACTCACTCCTTTTGCTGAAAGGTCATATGCAGCCCCAGCTCAAGGTTCACAAATTGGACCCTTCCAAAACATCTGGGCAAGAAACATCACCGAGGGAAAACGCGTCCCAGCATCGCAAAAACAACCGGGCACAACCTAAAACCAAGACTGCAAACAATCCCAGCAATGTTGGTAAGAAAAAAGGGAAACTCATAAAGATGTCGTTGCTCTCATTTCTAAATGCATCCCATCAATCAACTGAAGCCCAGCTCGTCAAGCCAAAAACCGTTCGGAAACGCAAAGCTTCCTCCAACATTGAGACTGAAGGGGTGATAACCTCCCTGCACTCCAAGCGAGCTTTAGAGTGTAAAGACTGCGGGGAGACATTCGGTGAAGTCGCCTCCCTTCAGAAGCACAAGACGATGGTGCATATTTTAGAAAGTCCTGAACTTATGTACACAAATGGGAACATTTTTGAGGGAGTCTCCAGATTAGATGTCGGCTGTCAAGAAAGAGTCATTCACCTGACGAATCCCACCACAGGTTGGGATATTGAACCGGAGATTGCATTTGGGGACAGGGAACGAACTGTCTCCTTTCCTGCTTTGGTTCCTTCTCCGTCTTTGCCTACTCTGCCTGCCGATGAAGGTAGTGTTCAGCTTCCGGGCTCTCTGAAACCATTAGATCAGATCCAGAACCAgacttttaatttgaatcctTTATTAGATGGCACAACTCAAATGAAGCAAAATCAATCCGTGGTGTCTGTAGACAAAGGGCAAGAAGAACGTATGCCCAAGAACCGCTGTTTAGAATCTGAACACCGGGCCCCCATAGGAGAGGACATTACGGGGGATGCTTTTTTGGGGGTAGATGTTGTTACCGTCGGGAAAGAGAATGAAGACCTTCCCCAAAGGGCTTCTGTTGAAGATGCATATTCCGTAGCAGGTGGCTCTGAAAAAACAACCAGTGATCATGCAACAATTGTGAGACGTTTTCAGCCGGTGCCTTGCGCCACGCATCAAAACGGACTTAaagatgaggaagaagaggtgTCAGTCCAGAAGAAAACCAATAAAGGTAGTGGGGTTAAAAGACGAAGAGGAACGGATCTAAAAGTGGATGAGATGTCGAGGAAACGTTTGAAACCAGATGAGGTTTCGGAAGATTTATTGGAGATGGAACAGGAGGATTGTCAGGTCGTTTACGAAAATGTCAAGAGTAATTCCCAAATGAATGACGATGAGACCACTGCACAGACTTCCTTGACTGATATTCATCTGGGGCATGATCCCCATCGAGGTCCTTCTAATGCCACAAATACTCCCCCAACACACCCTATTTTGGACGAATCCGCTGTATCTCGGGGCGAGTCGGACAGGGAGAGTCAGCCATCTCCAGGGATTTATATTGAGAAGACTGTCACGGCCGAACCCGGGTTGCCTAACAGGGAGCCTCCCGAGCAGACCGAAAGACGG GGTTTGAAGCGCACTCCTGGGAATGAGTTTCAAAGACTGATCAAGGTTGAAGAGAATACATCGGATCCACTGCTCGGCGCACCCTTGAGTCGAAGAGAGAGCGGCAGAGCAGGCATGCAGCCACAGCAGAACGGAGACATTCGGACGGTTCTGGTGAAGCAGGAGAGTAGAGTCCTCCATGATGACTCCCGGTCCACACCCGATAGCAGACACAGCCAATGGAATGCGGAACAAGTCACCGATCGAAACCCCGCCAGCCCCC ACACCGAGGAAAAGTCCAGTGacttccccccgccccccgactTAAGCAACAAGCAGTGCATCTTCTACCCGGTGAAGGCGGAAGAAAGGGAGCTTCCCTTGGGTGCCGCTCACACTAACGACAGAAGGCCAGATGCGTCCGCCGACGTCAGACAGACACTACATCCGGCCACAG ATGATGGCAGTCTGCAAGACCTCCACGATTCGAGAGGACCAGATATGATGGACGTTCATGACTTTGCATTTGAACAAG CCGAAGCAGAGTTTCAGAATCCACCGGACACGCGGAGCTTTCTCCTGCAGAGTTCTGAAGAAGACGACGCGAGCAGTTCGGAGTTGTCACAGCCGCACGCTGACGCGGAGGCAGAAGTCCTGGCTCATTTCGGCAAGAACCAAGGGAACTGCTCACACCAAGCAGACGTAACAACACTAAC GGTGTTCCAAGAATCCCCAAGAGAGGCCACCGAACCTTTTGAGTACTTCTCCAGGTATTTTGGCTGGGACACCTGGTTAGAAATTTCCCGCTGCACCAATCAAGCGTCTGACTCCGTCACCGCGGCGGAAGTCGCCAAGTTTGTTGGGATCCACATCGCAATGGGAACTTTGAAG TTTCCCAGCCCACGACTCTACTGGGACAACTTGACGAGAGTGCCCTTGATTGCGGAGGCCATGGCGCTTCCCCGCTTCCTTCAGCTGTCGCGGTCGTTGAAGCTTGCCTCGTCCGCTAAAGGTCCGCCTAATATAAGTGAAAGAACTCATACTGGCACCGACAGGAGCGCCCAAAGTGGATTGCCAAATGACTCCGTGAACCCTTTGTGGAAGGTTCTCCCGTTATTGTGCCGCTTTCAAAAAGGCTGCCAATCATTTAGGAGACAGGGTGACTATGCAGTGGATCAGTATTTGATTCCCTTAACTGGTAAGCTGGACAATAACAGGCTGGCCTTGCATAGCACCGCCTTGATCGGATTTGAGGGTTTGCTCCTGCACGTGGATCTCAAGGTAGATCTTTCGGACAAGGAGGATGCCGTGGAGAAAATGGTCCCCAAAGGCAGCACCGTTTTTCTCTGCAAGCAAGAGCTGTCCACTCCCGCCATGCTGGAGCGACTCCTGGTGGCCGGGATCCACGGCGCCGGCCGGGTGGGCGGCGCGCAGGGCCAGATCGGGGATGAGTTCGTGAGCTCGGACGGCAAGCTGATGCTGCGCAGGTCGCACCGCGGCTTCATTCTGTCCACGGCGGGAGACGGTCACAGGAACATGGCCTCCCTCATCGACAAGTTCGAGAAAGCCCAGGCGGCAGCTCGCCTCAACAGAGATTTGTTGAATCTTTACTCCATTCCGGTCTCCACCTCACCGACAGTTTGGCCTCTCGCTGTGCTCTGGTACCTCACAGATTTGGCTTTAGTCAACTCCTGGCTCTCGTACAGACGCG CAGGTGGCCTCGTCTGCACTTTGTCACTTATGGATTTCAGACTGGCCGTTTCCAACGCTTTGATCCATTCCAGCGGCTCAGACCCTCAGAACTCTGTCCTCCCTCAACCCTCCCCGGCAAAAGCTAACTCTAGAACCGACCCACCTAATCCCGGGACAGTAGAAGAAAGCCCCCTCCCCGACGCGGCTACGCGGTACGACGGATCGGGGCACTGGCCGGAGCAACTGGCCGAGGGCGAAGGGGGCAGGTGTCGGTTTGGCGACTGTCAGAGGACTTCGCGAGTTCTGTGCCTCAAGTGCTGCGTCTTTCTCTGCATCTCGCGAAACCACAACTGCTTTTTGAATTTCCACAGTCAGGCAAGTTCAGGGAGTACCTAG
- the LOC133501014 gene encoding zinc finger protein 574-like, translating into MMDSDCLNIEDIVMGRSLPNPPPQTAPEKPVEPFKRPISLNGPLAPTAQPYQHENLQCFQCFITFCNAKAKERHMKKSHREEYKQQLQQGNTLFTCYVCDRTFLSSEELTLHQPTHSKDDKPFKCAHCKESFRTFTELTTHRRHVCPEKQLPCKDCNETFRSAAMLRTHRLAHHPRPEAEPTEQPEETAKSHRCRKCGQGFDSESELSEHERKYPEGQQCDGGEPPAKKRGRQAKVEEGAGAEKRGKRKKKDEAGEEEEVADTEPQAAPAEEKAKAGGARRGRPPKTAAVKCEAADKETPAADSDEAAKETKVKAEATATRQHACPECELSFPSALQLRVHKKEKHTVRKAHPCAECDESFGRPEQLEAHTSRAHAVGRFACPTCGKSFGRERTLKAHQKSHPEDRPESPKR; encoded by the exons ATGATGGACTCTGACTGTTTAAACATCGAAGATATTGTGATGGGACGGAGTCTGCCCAATCCCCCGCCACAGACCGCTCCCGAAAAACCAGTGGAGCCATTCAAGCGCCCCATCAGTCTGAATGGACCTCTCGCACCCACCGCCCAACCCT ACCAGCATGAGAATCTGCAGTGTTTCCAGTGCTTCATCACCTTCTGCAATGCCAAAGCCAAGGAGCGACACATGAAGAAGAGCCACCGGGAAGAGTACAAGCAACAACTTCAGCAG GGAAACACGCTGTTTACGTGCTACGTGTGCGACCGCACGTTTTTATCATCGGAGGAGCTGACGCTGCACCAGCCGACACACAGCAAGGATGACAAGCCCTTCAAATGTGCCCACTGCAAGGAGAGCTTCAGAACATTCACCGAA ctcacAACACACAGAAGGCACGTGTGTCCGGAGAAGCAGCTGCCGTGCAAAGATTGCAACGAAACCTTCAGGAGCGCGGCGATGCTGCGTACGCATCGCCTGGCCCACCACCCTCGCCCCGAGGCCGAGCCCACCGAGCAGCCGGAGGAGACCGCCAAAAGCCACCGCTGCAGGAAGTGCGGCCAGGGGTTCGACAGCGAGTCGGAGCTGAGCGAACACGAGCGGAAGTACCCCGAAGGCCAGCAGTGCGACGGCGGCGAACCGCCGGCGAAGAAGCGCGGGCGGCAAGCCAAGGTCGAGGAGGGAGCGGGCGCGGAGAAAAGAGGAAAGCGAAAGAAGAAAGACGAGgccggcgaggaggaggaggtggccgACACCGAGCCGCAGGCGGCCCCGGCGGAGGAAAAAGCAAAAGCGGGCGGCGCAAGGCGAGGTCGCCCTCCTAAAACGGCAGCCGTCAAGTGTGAAGCAGCAGATAAAGAAACCCCCGCGGCTGACAGCGACGAGGCAGCAAAGGAGACGAAAGTCAAAGCCGAGGCGACGGCGACACGGCAACACGCGTGTCCCGAATGTGAGCTCTCCTTCCCCAGCGCGCTGCAGCTGCGCGTCCACAAGAAGGAGAAGCACACGGTCCGAAAGGCCCACCCGTGCGCCGAGTGCGACGAGAGCTTTGGCCGGCCCGAGCAGCTGGAGGCGCACACGTCCCGCGCCCACGCCGTCGGCCGCTTCGCCTGCCCCACCTGCGGCAagagcttcggccgcgagcgcACGCTGAAGGCCCACCAGAAGAGTCACCCCGAAGATCGGCCGGAGTCCCCCAAAAGATAA